Proteins from a genomic interval of Lolium perenne isolate Kyuss_39 chromosome 1, Kyuss_2.0, whole genome shotgun sequence:
- the LOC127326012 gene encoding uncharacterized protein has product MAARLLIPILLVLLVVSHVALASIVEETCAKVENISLRKELEAVCVTTLQAAPGSATADTHGLAVIATNLTMVNYTAAVATIKDLQRHGGWTVGQQAALATCRERYTEGLNAMHRAIQALATMQKQAYEDNMIAAVRASTDCAAASVAADKEVSPLRKVNADAEHLTVVAMVIFFLLYV; this is encoded by the coding sequence ATGGCAGCGAGGCTTCTCATCCCCATCCTCCTAGTGCTCCTTGTCGTCTCCCACGTGGCGCTCGCCTCCATCGTGGAGGAGACGTGCGCGAAGGTGGAAAACATATCGCTCCGCAAGGAACTGGAGGCCGTCTGCGTGACCACGCTCCAGGCGGCGCCGGGGAGCGCCACCGCCGACACGCACGGACTGGCCGTGATCGCCACGAACCTGACGATGGTCAACTACACGGCGGCGGTGGCCACGATCAAGGACCTACAACGGCACGGCGGCTGGACGGTCGGCCAGCAGGCTGCGCTGGCCACGTGCCGTGAGCGGTACACCGAGGGGCTCAACGCGATGCATAGAGCCATCCAAGCACTGGCCACGATGCAGAAGCAGGCATACGAGGACAACATGATCGCAGCCGTGAGGGCCTCCACCGACTGCGCCGCCGCGTCCGTGGCCGCGGATAAGGAGGTGTCGCCTCTGCGCAAGGTGAACGCCGACGCCGAGCACCTAACCGTCGTGGCCATGGTGATCTTTTTCTTGTTGTACGTGTAG